Proteins from a genomic interval of Nostoc sp. TCL240-02:
- a CDS encoding XdhC/CoxI family protein: MNELQAILEGFESSQESGEITFLATVVKTQGSTYRRPGAKMFMTNTGRMIGTISAGCLENDVFEYTQQRMSNGKPILVTYDRTASEDILWGFGLGCNGVVQVLIERLERKSIPNAIAFTQECFHKKHLGIIATVFAFEGEVDVKLGSRLLLYPNGKIVTDIKDPNLIESLSADTQADFVNQKSSVNNYQLPFGSAEVFIEVIQPPTPLVIFGAGYGAVPVAEFAQALGWDVTVVDCRANETTRARFPLGCDVILSNRDIIHKQIFIDVQTIAVVMTHNYLDDLEILKMMLPSYARYIGVLGTKPRTERLLQDLSIKGIVPTSEQLNRLYSPVGIDIGAETPEEIAIAIIAEIQAVLRNRNSNFLKNRNQPIHKSYQDNFN; the protein is encoded by the coding sequence ATGAATGAATTACAAGCAATTTTAGAAGGCTTTGAATCCAGTCAAGAAAGTGGTGAAATCACTTTTCTTGCCACTGTAGTTAAAACTCAAGGTTCAACCTATCGCCGACCGGGTGCTAAAATGTTTATGACAAATACAGGTCGGATGATCGGAACAATCAGCGCTGGTTGCTTAGAGAATGACGTATTTGAGTATACTCAACAACGAATGTCAAACGGCAAACCAATTCTTGTGACTTACGATCGCACCGCCTCTGAAGATATTCTTTGGGGTTTTGGTTTGGGATGCAATGGGGTAGTACAAGTTCTCATCGAAAGGCTTGAGAGAAAAAGCATACCCAATGCGATCGCTTTTACACAAGAGTGCTTCCATAAAAAACATTTGGGTATTATTGCTACAGTCTTTGCTTTTGAAGGCGAGGTAGATGTGAAACTTGGGTCGCGCTTACTGCTGTATCCAAATGGTAAAATTGTCACTGACATTAAAGATCCAAATTTAATTGAATCTCTAAGTGCAGATACTCAAGCGGACTTTGTTAATCAAAAGTCAAGCGTCAACAACTATCAGTTACCTTTTGGCAGTGCAGAAGTTTTCATCGAAGTCATTCAACCACCCACACCTTTAGTAATATTTGGTGCAGGTTATGGCGCTGTACCCGTAGCAGAGTTTGCTCAAGCATTAGGTTGGGATGTTACTGTAGTTGATTGTCGAGCTAATGAGACAACTAGAGCGCGATTTCCTCTAGGTTGTGATGTGATCCTTAGCAATCGAGACATTATACATAAACAGATTTTTATAGATGTTCAAACAATAGCTGTAGTGATGACGCATAATTATCTTGACGATCTAGAAATTTTAAAGATGATGCTACCATCTTATGCACGTTATATTGGCGTTTTAGGAACAAAGCCTCGCACAGAAAGATTGCTGCAAGATTTATCCATCAAAGGGATAGTTCCTACTAGTGAACAATTAAATAGATTGTATAGTCCTGTTGGTATTGATATCGGTGCAGAGACACCAGAAGAAATAGCGATCGCCATCATTGCAGAAATTCAAGCAGTGCTAAGAAACCGCAATAGTAATTTTTTAAAAAATCGTAATCAACCAATTCATAAAAGTTATCAAGACAATTTTAATTGA
- a CDS encoding DUF4142 domain-containing protein: MSNFKIFSTGLVAIALSVATGCTPTTPRDQNTSEVPSAQSVQATESPSPTASPTVSPTTSGQNNLSSSDRQFITEAAQGGLAEVQLGQLASQRGTSNVVKQYGQRMVQDHTQVNAQLKQLATQKSVTLPTSIGSKNQQVKQRLSRLSGTNFDRQYLNQMLQDHEKDVAAFQTEAQQGQDPDVKAFAAQTLPTLQQHLEEVRSIVNPGGTSNSSPTSTPTPTSTP; encoded by the coding sequence ATGTCCAACTTCAAAATATTTTCTACTGGTTTAGTAGCGATCGCTTTATCTGTCGCAACTGGTTGCACACCAACTACTCCCCGTGACCAAAATACATCAGAAGTTCCATCTGCTCAGTCTGTGCAAGCAACTGAAAGTCCATCTCCAACGGCTTCCCCAACTGTGTCACCAACCACATCAGGGCAAAATAATCTCAGTTCTTCAGACAGACAATTTATCACTGAAGCGGCTCAAGGTGGTTTAGCAGAAGTTCAATTAGGACAACTTGCATCACAACGTGGAACTAGCAATGTAGTCAAACAATATGGACAGCGTATGGTTCAAGATCATACCCAGGTCAACGCCCAACTCAAACAGTTGGCAACTCAAAAAAGTGTCACGCTACCAACTAGTATTGGCAGCAAAAATCAGCAAGTCAAACAACGTTTATCTAGGCTTTCTGGTACTAACTTCGATCGCCAATATCTGAATCAGATGCTTCAAGATCATGAGAAGGATGTCGCAGCATTTCAAACTGAAGCTCAACAGGGACAAGATCCAGATGTGAAAGCATTTGCAGCTCAAACGCTACCAACCCTGCAACAACACTTGGAAGAGGTTCGTTCCATTGTTAATCCTGGTGGAACTTCAAATAGCAGCCCAACTAGCACCCCAACTCCAACCAGCACCCCATAA
- a CDS encoding tetratricopeptide repeat protein: MQWADFLANEAATNSLSPEQTAAFVERLKPKNSGKSEAKLASELNIGAAAFKKRMAEVYDKFAKNYPELATSNSRGKLEKLRACLTNKYNGGQDVRPTIKEIHQNIPPAVPFEKFVGREAELQNLHQQLQTSRQVAIVAVAGMGGVGKTELATQYAKQHLQNYQGGVCWLSAQGIDVGIQILRFAELKFKLITRDDWELADRLRDCWENWQQGEVLLVFDDVTDYKKQVQPYLPPESTQFKALLTTRLGFDRTLPQLPLGVLKPLAAMKLLKSLVDRERLQSEPWVARKICKFLGYLPLALELVGRYLDTMPDLSLDKLLKRLEKKRLEHEAVAKANPLMRYEYGVAEAFALSWEQLDENAQELSCGLSLFALADIPLFVERIEDDEQELYEKAIAELCKLHLLQSQAKGIYRLHPLIRQFFQMKLDESSEADEVKTAFAAMMLNVAKQIPQLPKREDIFNLTPHIPHLAEVAIHLSQYLSDEDLIWPFIGLGWFYKGQGLYQQAEPWYKLCKEVAENRLGLEHLGVAASLSNLAELYHSTGRYSEAEPVYKQALKLTKRLVGDNHPHVADCLNNLAELYRSTGRYSEAEPVFQQALELRKCLLGDNHLHIALSMNNLAGLYYSTGRYSEAKPLYQQALELTRRLLGDNHPDVAISLNNLAVLYKSTGCYSKAESLYQQALELEKRLLGDKHPNVATSLNNLAGLYYSTKRYGKAESLYQQALELWKSLLGDKHPNVGTNLNNLALVYESTGRYSEAEPLYQQALELKKHLLGENHPSIAISLNNLAELYRSTGRYSEAKPLYLQALAICEQTLGVDHPTTMMVRGNYARFLREAYR, encoded by the coding sequence ATGCAATGGGCTGATTTTCTAGCCAATGAAGCTGCTACTAATAGCTTATCCCCAGAGCAAACCGCAGCTTTTGTAGAGCGTTTGAAGCCTAAAAACTCAGGTAAGAGTGAGGCGAAACTTGCCAGCGAATTAAACATTGGTGCAGCTGCTTTCAAAAAGCGGATGGCTGAGGTGTATGACAAGTTCGCCAAGAATTATCCTGAATTAGCCACTTCTAATAGTCGAGGTAAGCTAGAAAAGTTACGGGCTTGTCTGACAAACAAATATAATGGCGGGCAAGATGTTCGCCCCACAATTAAAGAAATCCATCAAAATATTCCCCCTGCTGTCCCATTTGAAAAATTTGTGGGACGTGAGGCGGAACTACAAAACCTGCACCAGCAATTACAAACATCTCGGCAAGTTGCCATTGTAGCTGTGGCGGGTATGGGTGGAGTTGGTAAAACTGAACTCGCTACTCAATACGCCAAACAGCATTTGCAGAATTATCAAGGTGGGGTTTGCTGGTTATCAGCACAGGGAATAGATGTCGGAATTCAGATTCTCAGATTTGCTGAATTGAAATTTAAACTCATTACACGGGATGACTGGGAATTAGCAGATAGGCTGAGAGACTGCTGGGAAAATTGGCAACAAGGTGAAGTGCTGCTGGTGTTTGATGATGTCACCGACTACAAAAAACAGGTTCAGCCTTATCTACCCCCAGAATCAACCCAGTTTAAAGCATTGCTGACAACGCGCCTGGGGTTTGATAGAACTTTGCCGCAATTACCTTTGGGTGTTCTCAAACCATTGGCGGCGATGAAATTATTAAAATCGCTGGTTGACAGAGAACGGCTTCAAAGTGAACCTTGGGTTGCGAGAAAAATTTGTAAATTCTTGGGATATTTGCCTTTGGCGTTAGAGTTAGTGGGGCGATATCTGGATACAATGCCAGATTTGTCTCTGGATAAACTGCTGAAACGGCTAGAGAAAAAGCGACTGGAACACGAAGCAGTAGCCAAGGCTAACCCATTGATGCGTTATGAATATGGTGTGGCTGAAGCTTTTGCATTGAGTTGGGAACAGTTGGATGAAAATGCACAAGAATTAAGCTGTGGGCTGAGTTTATTTGCTTTGGCTGATATTCCGTTATTTGTTGAGCGGATAGAAGATGATGAACAAGAACTCTATGAGAAAGCTATAGCTGAATTGTGTAAACTGCATTTATTACAATCTCAGGCTAAAGGAATATATCGTCTACATCCACTGATTCGGCAATTTTTCCAAATGAAGTTGGATGAGTCAAGTGAGGCGGATGAAGTGAAAACTGCTTTTGCAGCCATGATGTTAAACGTAGCAAAGCAAATTCCTCAACTGCCTAAGCGTGAAGATATTTTCAACCTCACTCCACATATTCCCCACCTTGCAGAAGTTGCAATCCACCTATCCCAATATCTCAGCGACGAGGATTTAATTTGGCCTTTCATAGGCTTAGGCTGGTTTTATAAAGGTCAAGGACTTTATCAGCAAGCAGAACCTTGGTACAAACTATGTAAAGAAGTAGCTGAAAATCGTCTTGGTTTAGAACATCTTGGTGTCGCGGCTAGCCTGAGCAATCTTGCAGAACTTTACCATTCTACAGGACGCTACAGCGAAGCTGAACCTGTGTATAAGCAAGCTTTAAAACTGACAAAACGCTTAGTCGGAGACAATCATCCCCATGTTGCTGATTGCTTGAACAATCTTGCAGAACTCTACCGTTCTACTGGACGCTACAGCGAAGCCGAACCTGTTTTTCAGCAAGCTTTGGAACTGAGAAAATGTTTACTGGGAGACAACCATCTCCATATCGCCCTAAGCATGAACAATCTTGCAGGACTCTATTATTCTACAGGACGCTACAGCGAAGCTAAACCTCTGTATCAGCAAGCCTTGGAACTGACAAGACGCTTATTGGGGGACAACCATCCCGATGTCGCCATTAGCCTAAACAATCTCGCAGTACTTTATAAATCTACAGGATGCTATAGCAAAGCCGAATCCCTCTATCAGCAAGCTTTAGAACTTGAAAAACGCTTACTGGGAGACAAGCATCCCAATGTCGCCACTAGCCTGAACAATCTCGCAGGACTCTATTATTCTACAAAACGCTACGGTAAAGCTGAATCCTTGTATCAGCAAGCTTTAGAACTGTGGAAAAGTTTACTGGGAGACAAACATCCCAATGTCGGCACTAACCTGAACAATCTCGCATTGGTTTATGAATCTACAGGACGCTACAGCGAAGCTGAACCCCTTTATCAGCAAGCTTTAGAACTTAAAAAACACTTATTGGGAGAAAACCATCCTAGTATCGCCATTAGCCTGAACAATCTCGCAGAACTCTACCGTTCTACAGGACGCTACAGCGAAGCTAAACCCCTGTATCTGCAAGCTTTAGCAATTTGTGAGCAGACTTTAGGTGTAGATCATCCCACTACAATGATGGTTCGGGGAAATTATGCAAGATTTTTAAGAGAAGCATATCGTTAA
- a CDS encoding UPF0175 family protein, giving the protein MRTVPIQLPETVFSALRKNPEEFIQEMRIAAAVKWYELSDISQAKAAEIAGLTRAEFINALSRYQVDFMQYTAQELAQELANVD; this is encoded by the coding sequence ATGCGAACAGTACCAATCCAATTACCAGAAACAGTATTTTCAGCACTTCGTAAAAATCCAGAAGAATTTATCCAAGAAATGCGAATTGCCGCAGCAGTTAAATGGTATGAATTAAGTGACATTTCACAAGCAAAAGCAGCAGAGATTGCTGGGCTAACTCGTGCTGAATTTATTAATGCTTTATCACGCTACCAAGTAGATTTTATGCAATATACTGCCCAAGAGTTAGCCCAGGAACTGGCAAATGTCGATTAA
- a CDS encoding DUF3368 domain-containing protein — MSINRVIINSSPLIVLLKSQQAKLIPQLFTEVLVPFGVFEEVTTKDDVASTQLPSISWIQTVEVNPIAPVVAAWDLGKGESQVLSLALKNSDCAAIVDDRAARRCGQALGITTIGTGGLLILAKRRGLIPSISPGIQALRDAGLWLSDSLVNLLKQQAGE, encoded by the coding sequence ATGTCGATTAATCGTGTAATTATTAACTCCTCACCTTTGATTGTTCTTTTGAAAAGTCAGCAAGCAAAATTAATTCCCCAATTATTCACAGAAGTTTTAGTTCCATTCGGTGTTTTTGAAGAAGTCACAACAAAAGATGATGTCGCATCAACACAATTACCCAGTATTTCTTGGATACAAACAGTAGAAGTTAATCCTATTGCGCCTGTTGTAGCAGCTTGGGATTTGGGAAAGGGAGAATCACAAGTATTGAGTTTGGCACTAAAAAATTCAGACTGTGCCGCTATTGTTGACGATAGGGCAGCACGGCGTTGTGGTCAAGCTTTAGGTATTACTACTATCGGAACAGGAGGTTTGCTGATATTAGCAAAAAGACGTGGACTAATCCCAAGCATATCTCCTGGAATTCAAGCTTTGCGTGACGCTGGTTTGTGGTTATCCGATAGTTTGGTCAATTTACTCAAACAACAAGCAGGGGAGTAG
- a CDS encoding xanthine dehydrogenase family protein molybdopterin-binding subunit: protein MEPHATTAVWQGDQLLLYDATQGIFSAQQKVAEVLGIKPEKVRIMSYFVGGGFGCKGSAWSHVPLAAIAARQVNRPVKLVLGRIQMYGPVGFRPETIQQVSLGATRAGKLTALRHTGTSQTSTFDEFIEPVAKTARMIYACPNIETSHRLVQLNQGTPTFMRAPGEAPGSFALESAMDELAYALNIDPVELRLRNHADVDPSKGLPWSSKSLIQCYKTGAEKFGWQKRNPQPRSMRDGNYLIGWGMATATYPTNRSPASAIAQIMADGTAVVQSGSQDIGTGTYTVMTQVAADALGVQVEKVRFELGDTKMPETPISGGSQTAASVSSAVHLAGNQARSKLLQLALADQKSPLYSSKAEDVIAQNGSFFLKNKSFVSETYQAILARHGMKMIEARADAKLGDEQKKFSMHAFGSQFAEVRVNPDSGEVRVTRWVGSFGVGRILNAKTANSQLIGGIVYGIGMALMEHTLIDPNLGRVINHDLAEYHVPVNADVPDIEVLFVDEHDLHINPLGVKGIGEIGITGTAAAIANAVYHATGKRIRDLPITLDKLL from the coding sequence ATGGAGCCTCATGCCACAACAGCAGTTTGGCAAGGCGATCAATTGCTGTTGTATGACGCAACTCAGGGAATATTTTCGGCTCAACAAAAAGTTGCGGAGGTATTAGGAATTAAGCCTGAGAAAGTCCGCATTATGTCTTACTTTGTGGGCGGTGGCTTTGGTTGCAAAGGGTCGGCTTGGTCGCACGTACCACTAGCAGCGATCGCAGCACGACAGGTAAATCGCCCAGTCAAATTAGTTCTGGGACGGATACAAATGTATGGGCCTGTCGGCTTCCGACCAGAGACGATTCAACAGGTTTCTTTGGGTGCTACCCGCGCAGGAAAATTAACTGCACTCCGACACACTGGCACTTCCCAGACTTCAACTTTTGATGAATTCATTGAACCTGTTGCTAAAACTGCACGCATGATTTACGCTTGCCCGAATATCGAAACTAGCCATCGTCTGGTTCAGCTAAATCAGGGAACACCAACCTTCATGCGGGCACCAGGAGAAGCTCCTGGGTCGTTCGCTTTAGAGTCGGCAATGGACGAACTGGCTTATGCGCTCAATATCGATCCGGTAGAATTACGGCTGCGTAACCACGCTGATGTCGATCCTAGTAAAGGACTGCCTTGGTCGAGCAAGTCACTCATCCAGTGCTACAAGACAGGAGCAGAAAAGTTTGGCTGGCAAAAGCGCAATCCTCAACCCCGTTCAATGCGAGACGGCAATTATTTGATTGGTTGGGGTATGGCAACGGCTACTTATCCTACCAATCGTTCTCCAGCATCAGCGATCGCTCAGATTATGGCAGACGGTACAGCCGTAGTGCAAAGCGGTTCTCAAGATATTGGTACGGGTACTTATACTGTCATGACTCAAGTTGCAGCTGATGCGCTTGGTGTACAAGTTGAGAAAGTTCGCTTTGAACTAGGCGATACTAAGATGCCAGAAACTCCCATTTCCGGTGGTTCGCAAACAGCAGCTAGTGTAAGTTCGGCTGTACATTTAGCGGGCAATCAAGCTCGCAGTAAACTTTTGCAACTAGCACTTGCCGATCAAAAATCGCCGCTTTATAGTTCAAAAGCTGAAGATGTGATTGCCCAAAATGGTAGCTTTTTCTTAAAAAATAAATCGTTTGTAAGCGAAACATATCAAGCAATCTTGGCACGACATGGAATGAAAATGATCGAAGCACGTGCAGATGCCAAGCTGGGAGACGAACAAAAGAAGTTTTCAATGCACGCATTTGGATCGCAATTTGCCGAAGTCCGCGTTAACCCTGATTCCGGCGAAGTGCGAGTAACGCGCTGGGTGGGAAGCTTTGGTGTTGGACGCATCCTCAATGCTAAAACAGCCAACAGTCAACTCATTGGTGGGATTGTCTACGGTATCGGTATGGCACTGATGGAACACACGCTTATAGACCCGAATCTCGGACGCGTTATCAACCATGATTTAGCTGAATATCATGTACCAGTAAATGCAGACGTTCCTGATATTGAGGTGTTGTTTGTCGATGAACACGATCTACATATCAACCCGCTTGGTGTCAAAGGGATTGGTGAAATTGGTATTACCGGCACTGCTGCGGCGATCGCAAACGCTGTTTATCATGCCACAGGTAAGCGCATTCGTGATTTGCCAATTACACTAGACAAACTGCTGTAA
- a CDS encoding xanthine dehydrogenase family protein subunit M: protein MQPFNYKKARQAENAVALVTPDAEASYLAGGTSLIDLMKLNVQTPTELVDINPLPLSKIEMQSNNLRIGAMARNSDVAYDAIIQKRYPVLSEALLSGASPQLRNMATVGGNLLQRTRCYYFRDTSMPCNKRVPGSGCAAIEGYNRIHAILGGSDRCIATHPSDMAVAMVALDAVVQTRGPNGARSIPLVDFHLVPGETPERETVLQHGELIIAVDLPASPNASRSHYLKVRDRASYAFAMASVAAALDIQNGIIRSARIALGGVGTKPWRAYDAEKALLNQPANQAAFQAAANAAVAGAKPQKYNGFKVELAKRTIVKALTTVGGMA, encoded by the coding sequence ATGCAGCCGTTTAACTATAAAAAAGCGCGACAAGCGGAAAATGCCGTGGCATTGGTGACTCCAGATGCCGAAGCCTCGTATCTTGCCGGTGGTACTAGCCTAATCGATTTGATGAAGTTGAATGTGCAAACGCCAACAGAGTTGGTTGATATTAACCCACTGCCATTAAGCAAGATAGAAATGCAGAGTAACAATCTACGGATTGGAGCAATGGCACGCAATAGCGATGTTGCTTATGATGCAATAATTCAAAAGCGTTACCCTGTGCTGTCAGAAGCGTTGTTGTCTGGGGCATCACCGCAACTGCGAAACATGGCAACAGTGGGCGGAAATTTGCTACAACGTACCCGTTGCTACTACTTCCGCGATACTTCTATGCCCTGCAATAAGCGCGTTCCCGGTTCCGGTTGTGCGGCAATTGAAGGTTACAACCGGATTCACGCAATTCTTGGCGGTAGCGATCGCTGTATTGCTACTCATCCTTCTGATATGGCGGTGGCAATGGTAGCACTTGATGCGGTTGTACAAACACGCGGGCCGAATGGAGCGCGGAGTATTCCGCTTGTAGATTTTCATCTTGTCCCTGGCGAGACACCCGAACGGGAAACAGTTTTACAACATGGAGAGTTAATTATTGCCGTTGACTTACCTGCTTCACCCAATGCAAGCCGATCGCACTATTTGAAAGTCCGCGATCGCGCTTCTTATGCTTTTGCAATGGCATCAGTGGCGGCGGCGCTAGATATTCAAAATGGCATTATTCGCTCGGCACGTATTGCCCTTGGTGGGGTAGGGACAAAACCCTGGCGTGCCTACGATGCAGAAAAAGCGCTTTTGAATCAGCCAGCAAATCAGGCAGCATTTCAAGCAGCAGCAAATGCAGCCGTTGCTGGAGCTAAACCTCAAAAATACAACGGGTTTAAGGTCGAACTGGCTAAACGCACCATTGTTAAGGCGCTGACAACAGTAGGAGGGATGGCATGA
- a CDS encoding (2Fe-2S)-binding protein, with product MKFRLRRRRLGQLMLVSTVAATFSSFVEKTVAQTSATKTTPMLKSSISETMQVTLQVNGTKHSLQIEPRVTLLDALREYIGLTGSKKGCDHGQCGACTVLVDGQRINSCLTFAIMHTDAAITTIEGLAQGDNLHPMQAAFLARDAFQCGYCTPGQICSAVSLVNEGHAKSDDEIRELMSGNICRCGAYPNIVAAVRDVLEGKKDAAV from the coding sequence ATGAAGTTTCGGCTAAGACGGCGTAGATTAGGTCAATTGATGCTCGTCAGTACAGTAGCGGCTACGTTCAGTAGTTTTGTAGAGAAAACTGTGGCACAAACATCGGCAACAAAAACTACCCCCATGCTGAAAAGTTCGATATCTGAAACTATGCAGGTGACGCTACAGGTGAACGGAACAAAACATAGTTTGCAAATTGAACCGCGTGTTACCTTACTTGATGCACTTCGTGAATACATAGGGCTAACTGGTAGTAAAAAAGGTTGTGACCACGGTCAATGTGGTGCTTGTACAGTGCTGGTTGATGGACAGCGAATTAACTCCTGCCTGACTTTTGCCATCATGCACACAGACGCTGCCATTACAACTATTGAAGGTTTGGCGCAAGGAGACAATCTGCACCCGATGCAAGCCGCATTTCTTGCCCGTGACGCATTTCAGTGCGGTTATTGCACACCGGGACAAATTTGTTCGGCGGTGAGTTTAGTCAACGAAGGACACGCTAAGTCAGATGACGAAATTCGGGAATTGATGAGTGGCAATATCTGCCGTTGCGGTGCTTATCCAAATATCGTGGCTGCTGTCCGCGATGTCTTAGAGGGAAAAAAAGATGCAGCCGTTTAA
- a CDS encoding isochorismatase: protein MNTQTTTQLPIPPHFNPDKVGEVWRVPYQQIAAAAETWVKQHDIKPASSDANSICLLLIDVQNTFCIPNFELFVGGKSGNEAVNDNVRLCEFIYRNLGVITKIVPTLDTHTATQIFHPIFWVNAAGEHPTPAATNITLADIEQGIWKVNPTVADSITNGDYELLEKHAYHYVRKLSQDGKYPLTIWPYHSMLGGIGHALVSSVEEAIFFHSIARQSQTQFEIKGENPLTENYSILRPEVLEDFEQRPLGQKNTRLIKQLLEFDNVIIGGQAKSHCVAWTIDDLLTEIKQVDATLAQKIYLLEDCTSPVVVPNIVDYTEQADAAFARFAEAGMHIIKSNEFGNWA, encoded by the coding sequence ATGAACACCCAAACAACAACTCAATTACCAATTCCCCCACACTTTAACCCCGATAAAGTAGGAGAGGTCTGGCGTGTACCTTACCAACAAATCGCCGCAGCAGCTGAAACTTGGGTAAAACAACACGACATCAAACCAGCATCCTCAGACGCAAACAGTATTTGCTTATTGTTAATTGATGTCCAAAATACTTTTTGTATCCCCAACTTTGAACTATTTGTAGGTGGAAAATCTGGGAATGAGGCGGTGAATGATAACGTCAGATTGTGTGAGTTTATCTATCGCAACTTGGGAGTAATTACAAAAATTGTACCTACTCTAGATACCCATACAGCAACGCAAATCTTCCATCCTATTTTTTGGGTGAATGCTGCCGGAGAACATCCTACTCCAGCAGCGACTAACATCACTTTAGCAGATATCGAACAAGGTATCTGGAAGGTTAACCCAACGGTTGCTGACAGTATTACTAATGGGGATTATGAATTATTAGAAAAACACGCTTATCATTACGTTAGAAAACTCAGCCAAGATGGTAAATATCCTCTCACAATTTGGCCTTATCATTCTATGTTGGGCGGTATTGGTCATGCTTTAGTTTCATCGGTGGAGGAAGCAATATTTTTCCATAGTATTGCTCGTCAAAGCCAAACACAATTTGAAATCAAGGGTGAAAATCCTTTAACAGAAAACTATTCGATCTTACGTCCAGAGGTGTTGGAAGATTTTGAACAACGTCCACTTGGTCAAAAAAACACCCGTTTGATTAAGCAACTTTTAGAATTTGATAATGTTATTATTGGTGGTCAAGCTAAAAGTCATTGCGTCGCCTGGACAATTGACGATTTATTAACAGAAATTAAACAGGTAGATGCTACCCTTGCTCAAAAAATTTATCTCTTAGAAGATTGCACTTCCCCCGTTGTTGTTCCAAATATTGTGGACTATACAGAACAGGCAGATGCAGCATTTGCAAGGTTTGCAGAGGCAGGAATGCACATCATTAAATCTAACGAATTTGGGAATTGGGCATAG
- a CDS encoding M23 family metallopeptidase → MTLPFRQLFLCSLVSALGLVSILPNLNSANAAVGGCPIPALSRFQRHKVVRGETLESIAQRYNLIPTTIIGMNPALQNGAVAAVGSVLQIPPYNGIVVEVPRGQTWRQVAAQYKVRADSLFEVNGCQQDPRIVFVPGVNWSPNGVVTKSPLPTDAGTPNRASLSGYPLAQVANVGLAYGWQINPATGEVFFHSGVDLLAPVGSNVLAIAPGTVAFANDQGSYGKLVIINHSGGLQSRYAQLDSIKVTVGQQVKKGDLLGTVGTSGKPTSTQPHLHFEVRSTSSLGWVAEDPKGYLKK, encoded by the coding sequence ATGACTTTACCCTTTCGTCAACTGTTTCTCTGTAGCCTAGTTAGCGCCTTGGGCCTAGTAAGCATACTGCCAAACTTGAACAGTGCTAACGCTGCTGTAGGTGGTTGCCCGATTCCAGCCCTATCTCGCTTCCAACGCCATAAAGTTGTTCGTGGCGAAACTTTGGAGAGCATAGCGCAGCGCTACAATCTCATACCTACAACTATTATTGGCATGAATCCAGCTTTGCAGAATGGCGCGGTCGCAGCCGTTGGTAGTGTGCTTCAAATTCCTCCCTACAATGGGATTGTAGTTGAAGTACCTCGCGGTCAAACTTGGCGACAAGTGGCAGCACAATACAAAGTTCGTGCTGATAGCCTTTTTGAGGTGAATGGCTGCCAACAAGACCCCAGAATCGTGTTTGTTCCGGGGGTAAATTGGTCGCCCAATGGTGTTGTAACTAAGTCTCCTTTACCTACTGATGCAGGTACGCCAAACCGTGCATCCCTGTCTGGATATCCCTTGGCACAAGTTGCAAATGTAGGATTAGCTTATGGATGGCAAATTAATCCGGCGACAGGTGAAGTTTTCTTCCACAGTGGTGTTGACTTATTAGCACCAGTTGGTAGTAATGTGTTAGCGATCGCTCCTGGAACCGTAGCCTTTGCTAATGACCAAGGTTCTTATGGCAAGTTGGTAATCATTAACCACAGTGGTGGGCTTCAAAGCCGCTACGCCCAGCTTGACAGTATCAAGGTTACTGTTGGTCAGCAAGTAAAAAAAGGAGATTTACTAGGAACAGTAGGCACCAGTGGAAAACCAACTTCCACCCAACCGCATCTTCATTTTGAAGTGCGTTCTACCTCATCTTTGGGTTGGGTAGCGGAAGACCCAAAAGGTTATTTAAAGAAATGA